The Providencia rettgeri genome includes a window with the following:
- a CDS encoding Uncharacterized conserved protein: MRNYIPTTPLQPTASSFKPLWRHVGLPAERGIELTHFLRQGLSVSVLDNIQEWSGMSKTELLRISGINERNIARRKNAGQPLNADESERIARLVRVFDAAVRLFNGDKHAAGDWLNHPVKGLGHLRPIELIATESGAIEVIDLIGRIEHGVFS, from the coding sequence ATGAGAAACTATATCCCCACAACCCCACTTCAACCGACTGCTTCATCTTTTAAACCACTATGGCGCCATGTAGGGTTACCTGCCGAACGTGGTATTGAATTGACCCACTTCTTACGCCAAGGGCTGTCTGTCTCTGTTTTAGACAATATCCAAGAATGGTCAGGAATGAGTAAAACTGAATTATTACGGATATCCGGCATTAATGAACGCAATATTGCTCGTCGCAAAAATGCAGGCCAACCCCTCAATGCTGATGAAAGCGAACGAATTGCTCGTCTAGTACGCGTATTCGATGCGGCAGTGCGTTTATTTAATGGAGATAAACATGCAGCAGGTGATTGGCTTAATCACCCCGTTAAAGGGTTAGGCCATTTACGCCCTATTGAGCTTATTGCGACAGAAAGTGGAGCCATTGAGGTGATTGATTTGATTGGCCGCATTGAGCATGGTGTGTTTTCATGA
- a CDS encoding Uncharacterized conserved protein, whose protein sequence is MILYRLVKSSFIHDAWSGQGAMLYGGRWNHKGTPSVYTSTSISLATLEILVHINQDLLLNQFSLLSIDINDRYVMKLSLDHLPTDWQQDPAPTSTMDIGTTWLNNQDSLVLLIPSCIIPYEYNAIINPLHPQFQKSLTYR, encoded by the coding sequence ATGATTTTGTATCGATTGGTTAAATCCAGTTTTATTCACGATGCATGGTCTGGTCAAGGAGCCATGCTCTACGGTGGGCGTTGGAATCATAAAGGAACTCCCTCTGTTTATACTTCAACCAGTATTTCATTAGCCACCCTTGAAATACTCGTTCACATCAATCAAGACTTACTATTAAACCAGTTCAGTTTGCTATCCATCGATATCAATGATAGGTACGTGATGAAATTGTCGTTAGACCACCTTCCAACAGATTGGCAGCAAGACCCAGCGCCAACTTCTACCATGGATATTGGTACTACATGGCTAAATAACCAAGATAGCTTAGTATTATTAATTCCCTCTTGCATTATTCCCTACGAATACAATGCAATTATTAACCCGTTGCACCCGCAATTTCAAAAAAGCCTTACATACCGTTAA
- the dmlR_6 gene encoding D-malate degradation protein R translates to MAVDLNLLKVFIAVATQGNFVNAAKLLSMPTSNVSRYIKQLEQQLNSQLIERTTRQMRLTETGNILFEQSQRLVSELEQVVVQICHPQQLTGTLRLTIPSEFGSLLFADLLAKFALLHPQLNIHCDTQLMPQDVISDDIDLLLTFHRGHLEDSSYHSRLIKSWQSVVVAAPQLIEQVGKPCLFKDLANMPCISSLSALQGQPWIFIDSEGLQQKVIINSNYRVNSGILAHAAAMNGVGYAILALEACAEQITQNKLVQIEFDGVSPAPIELRAVYASRSALSPKIDTFLQYLLANI, encoded by the coding sequence ATGGCTGTTGACCTGAATTTATTGAAAGTATTTATTGCCGTTGCGACACAAGGAAATTTTGTCAATGCGGCAAAATTACTTTCAATGCCAACATCGAATGTAAGCCGTTATATTAAACAGTTGGAACAACAACTTAACAGCCAGTTAATTGAACGTACAACCCGGCAAATGCGGCTAACTGAAACAGGAAATATTTTATTTGAGCAAAGCCAAAGGTTAGTTAGTGAATTAGAGCAGGTTGTGGTGCAAATTTGTCATCCACAACAACTTACTGGAACGTTACGGCTAACTATCCCCAGTGAATTTGGTAGTCTATTATTCGCGGATTTATTAGCGAAGTTTGCATTATTACACCCACAATTAAATATTCACTGTGATACACAATTAATGCCTCAAGATGTTATTAGTGATGATATTGATTTATTACTCACATTTCATCGCGGTCACCTTGAGGACAGTAGCTATCACTCACGTTTAATCAAATCATGGCAAAGTGTTGTAGTTGCCGCTCCCCAATTAATTGAACAAGTAGGAAAACCATGTTTATTTAAGGACTTAGCTAATATGCCGTGTATTTCAAGCTTGAGTGCATTGCAGGGGCAACCATGGATATTTATTGATTCAGAGGGTTTACAGCAAAAAGTGATAATTAACAGTAATTATCGAGTAAATAGTGGCATTCTAGCTCACGCTGCCGCAATGAACGGCGTTGGTTATGCTATTCTGGCATTAGAAGCGTGTGCCGAACAGATTACACAGAATAAATTAGTGCAAATAGAATTCGATGGAGTATCACCAGCCCCAATAGAGCTGCGCGCGGTTTATGCGAGCCGTAGTGCATTATCACCAAAGATAGACACTTTTTTACAGTATTTGTTAGCAAATATTTAA
- the accA_1 gene encoding Acetyl-coenzyme A carboxylase carboxyl transferase subunit alpha produces the protein MTNHFLAFEKPIVELNDKIEALIAFKQKGHPSEIQLEEEIQLLKKKSHSLTKTIFASLGAWEIVQLARHPLRPYPLDYIPLIFTEFQELAGDRAFADDKALVGGLARLDGRPVMVLGQQKGRTTKEKVIRNFGMPSPEGYRKALRLMKMAERFHLPVLVFIDSAGAYPGVGAEERGQAEAIARNIMEMSRLKTPIICVITGEGCSGGALGIGVGDRINMLEYSTYAAISPEGCASILWKDSQKAQIAAEVMGMTAPRLKELGIIDTIISEPLGGAHCDYQLAAEQLKQQLLTDLNELIQLDMEVLLAERYQKIMDFGYC, from the coding sequence ATGACTAACCATTTTCTTGCATTTGAGAAACCCATTGTTGAACTCAATGACAAAATTGAAGCGCTTATTGCCTTCAAACAGAAAGGGCACCCTTCAGAAATTCAATTAGAGGAAGAAATCCAGCTCTTGAAAAAAAAGAGTCACTCGCTGACGAAAACGATATTTGCATCTCTTGGGGCATGGGAAATTGTTCAATTAGCTAGGCATCCATTAAGGCCTTATCCTCTTGATTATATTCCATTAATATTTACTGAATTTCAAGAATTAGCCGGTGACCGTGCTTTTGCTGATGATAAGGCGCTGGTGGGGGGGCTTGCTCGTTTGGATGGCAGGCCGGTTATGGTACTGGGGCAACAAAAAGGGCGTACAACAAAAGAAAAAGTTATACGTAATTTTGGTATGCCGTCGCCAGAAGGCTACCGTAAAGCACTCCGTTTAATGAAAATGGCGGAACGTTTCCACTTACCTGTATTGGTATTTATTGATTCTGCGGGAGCGTATCCTGGCGTTGGCGCTGAAGAGCGCGGACAAGCAGAAGCCATTGCACGCAATATTATGGAAATGTCGCGCTTAAAAACGCCCATTATTTGTGTCATTACAGGCGAAGGTTGTTCTGGTGGTGCGTTAGGCATTGGTGTGGGGGATCGTATTAATATGTTGGAATACAGTACTTATGCAGCGATATCTCCGGAAGGTTGTGCTTCTATTTTATGGAAAGACTCTCAAAAGGCACAAATTGCAGCGGAAGTGATGGGAATGACCGCTCCACGGTTAAAAGAACTAGGCATTATCGATACCATTATTTCAGAGCCTTTGGGTGGAGCTCACTGTGACTATCAGTTAGCTGCAGAACAATTAAAACAACAATTACTCACTGATTTAAATGAGTTAATTCAATTAGACATGGAAGTATTGCTGGCAGAGCGGTATCAAAAAATAATGGATTTTGGATACTGCTAA
- the cueR_2 gene encoding Copper export regulator — protein MHDELDISQVSQLSGLAASTLRYYEERGLIKPIGRKGLKRVYHGKDVMTRLSLIALGQEAKFSLDEIATMLNHKDGPNIERASLLEKTEEIEQTIQGLSALKKGILHIANCPEKNHFLCPNFQKIMENSLKLNQLKKNQR, from the coding sequence ATGCATGATGAACTAGATATTTCTCAAGTTAGCCAATTATCAGGTTTAGCGGCATCAACCTTACGTTATTATGAAGAAAGAGGTTTGATTAAACCGATAGGCCGCAAGGGGTTAAAACGGGTTTATCATGGGAAAGATGTTATGACCCGCTTATCTTTAATTGCATTAGGGCAGGAAGCTAAATTTTCACTCGACGAAATTGCTACCATGCTCAATCATAAGGATGGCCCTAATATTGAACGTGCGAGCTTACTCGAAAAAACCGAGGAGATTGAGCAAACCATACAGGGGTTATCTGCATTAAAAAAAGGTATTTTACACATTGCGAATTGCCCTGAAAAAAATCACTTTTTATGCCCTAATTTTCAAAAAATCATGGAAAATAGTTTAAAATTAAATCAATTGAAGAAAAATCAACGCTAA
- a CDS encoding Predicted acetyltransferase — MSVIPELETDRLILNKHQVSDFPALAKLWATESMVRYIGGMPSSERESWMRMLAYGGLWPLLGFGYWAVREKVSGQYIGDLGFADFHRMVEPQVKGIPEAGWVIAPEYQGKGYATEAMQAALSWLIKENKFRQSICFIEPRNLASLRVAEKLGYVVDREIFMNGTITVLLRQQLA; from the coding sequence ATGTCTGTAATACCTGAACTTGAGACAGACAGATTAATATTAAATAAACACCAAGTGAGTGATTTTCCTGCACTTGCGAAGTTATGGGCGACCGAGTCGATGGTTCGCTACATTGGCGGTATGCCATCTAGCGAGCGCGAGTCATGGATGAGAATGTTAGCTTATGGTGGCTTATGGCCATTATTAGGCTTTGGTTATTGGGCTGTCCGCGAAAAAGTGAGTGGCCAATATATTGGTGATTTGGGGTTTGCAGATTTTCATCGTATGGTCGAGCCGCAAGTTAAAGGCATTCCGGAAGCGGGCTGGGTCATTGCACCTGAATATCAAGGAAAAGGTTATGCAACAGAAGCGATGCAGGCTGCATTGTCTTGGCTAATAAAAGAAAATAAGTTTCGGCAATCTATTTGTTTTATTGAGCCGAGGAATTTAGCATCTTTACGCGTGGCTGAAAAATTGGGTTACGTAGTTGACCGTGAGATATTTATGAATGGCACGATCACGGTACTATTACGGCAACAATTAGCTTGA
- the amn gene encoding AMP nucleosidase, with translation MLSEMILSDDKELCVSLEKCQKYENLSIEDVLDKLSLLYSNAIDSLRDAIAIYVKEGRIPDITERENGLFAYPELCVTWEGKIDHCEKTRAYARFVKRGDYTITVTQPDLFRAYLVEQLSILQQDYDVTFAVRPSKIEIPYPFVIDGSDLVLDRSMSSNLAAYFPITDLSHISDDITDGLYSATDEMPLSHFDALRVDFSLARLKHYTGTPPEHVQPYILFTNYNRYVDEFVNWACEQVRDPESRYIALSCVGHNYLTAENADPQIATSDLTWKKFQMPAYHLIARDGAGITLVNIGVGPSNAKNICDHLAVLRPHAWLMIGHCGGLRESQKIGDYVLAHAYLRDDHILDDVLPPDIPIPSIAEVQRALYDATKQVSNMPGELVKQRLRTGTVVTTDDRNWELRFFATARRFSLSRAVAVDMESATIAAQGYRFRVPYGTLLCVSDKPLHGEIKLPGQANSFYEGAISEHLQIGIRAIDLLRQEGDKLHSRKLRTFDEPPFR, from the coding sequence ATGTTATCGGAGATGATTTTATCTGATGATAAGGAGTTGTGTGTGTCTTTGGAAAAATGCCAGAAATATGAAAACTTATCTATTGAAGATGTTTTGGATAAACTTTCGTTGTTATATAGCAATGCGATAGACTCATTAAGGGACGCTATCGCTATTTATGTAAAAGAAGGCCGCATACCAGATATTACAGAAAGGGAAAATGGGTTATTCGCTTACCCCGAGCTATGTGTAACATGGGAAGGAAAAATCGATCATTGTGAAAAAACACGTGCTTATGCTCGCTTTGTTAAACGAGGCGATTACACCATTACGGTGACGCAGCCAGATTTATTCCGTGCCTATTTAGTTGAACAGCTGTCTATTTTGCAACAGGATTATGATGTTACTTTTGCTGTTCGCCCTTCAAAAATTGAAATTCCTTATCCTTTTGTCATTGATGGGTCAGACTTAGTGTTGGATAGGAGTATGAGCAGTAATTTAGCTGCATATTTTCCTATAACCGATTTATCTCACATTAGTGATGATATTACCGATGGTTTGTATTCTGCTACAGATGAAATGCCACTGTCCCATTTTGATGCATTACGTGTGGATTTTTCATTAGCACGTTTGAAACATTATACCGGAACCCCACCTGAGCATGTTCAACCGTATATTTTGTTCACCAATTATAACCGTTATGTTGATGAGTTCGTGAATTGGGCATGTGAACAGGTACGAGATCCTGAAAGTCGTTATATTGCATTATCTTGTGTAGGGCATAATTATTTAACCGCTGAAAATGCAGACCCGCAAATTGCCACTTCTGATTTAACATGGAAAAAATTTCAAATGCCTGCATATCATCTAATCGCTAGGGATGGTGCAGGGATTACTTTAGTGAATATCGGTGTTGGGCCTTCAAATGCAAAGAATATTTGCGACCATTTAGCGGTTTTACGACCACATGCTTGGTTGATGATAGGCCATTGTGGTGGATTAAGAGAAAGCCAAAAAATTGGTGATTATGTTTTGGCACATGCTTATTTGCGTGATGACCATATTCTTGATGATGTATTACCGCCAGATATTCCTATTCCAAGTATTGCAGAAGTCCAACGCGCGCTGTATGACGCAACGAAACAAGTTAGTAATATGCCTGGGGAGTTGGTAAAGCAACGGCTACGAACAGGAACCGTTGTTACAACAGATGATAGAAACTGGGAATTACGCTTTTTTGCAACGGCTCGCCGCTTTAGTTTAAGTCGCGCTGTTGCAGTGGATATGGAAAGTGCAACAATCGCAGCACAAGGTTATCGTTTCAGGGTTCCCTACGGTACGCTTTTATGTGTTTCGGATAAACCTTTGCATGGTGAGATTAAATTACCGGGCCAAGCAAACAGTTTCTATGAAGGTGCAATTTCTGAACACTTACAAATAGGTATTCGTGCTATTGATTTATTGAGGCAAGAAGGGGATAAATTACATTCAAGGAAATTAAGAACGTTTGATGAACCCCCATTTAGATAG
- a CDS encoding auxin efflux carrier, which translates to MGVLLNISPVGLPFGSDQFLKLLAAASLPLGLICIGAALQTSTLKNEFKPIMTSTLLRLLLMPILAVTVASLFSLPNLETTLLVLFFAIPTAPTAYILTRQLNGDSQLMAGIITLQTVVAVFTLPIVLSFVVH; encoded by the coding sequence GTGGGAGTGTTATTAAATATATCGCCTGTGGGGTTACCGTTTGGATCTGATCAATTTTTAAAATTACTCGCAGCCGCTAGTTTACCACTAGGCCTAATCTGTATTGGAGCCGCATTACAAACCTCAACACTGAAAAATGAATTTAAACCCATCATGACATCGACACTGTTACGCTTACTTCTTATGCCTATTTTAGCGGTAACAGTAGCGAGTTTATTTTCATTGCCAAATCTTGAAACAACCCTATTAGTGCTATTTTTTGCTATTCCCACTGCACCAACCGCTTATATTTTAACGCGCCAGTTAAATGGAGATAGTCAGTTAATGGCAGGTATAATAACCTTACAAACCGTGGTTGCTGTGTTCACATTACCCATTGTTTTATCCTTTGTAGTACATTAA